The Schizosaccharomyces pombe strain 972h- genome assembly, chromosome: I genome contains a region encoding:
- the pcc1 gene encoding transcriptional regulator Pcc1 produces MSEMIVLPHKVTVKVPLASRVDAERCLQVLAPDRELKEELVQRNLFVDDNYLVVNYSCSSARMTRVTVNSLFENLYLIIDTMHELSSL; encoded by the exons ATGTCAGAAATGATCGTGCTTCCTCATAAAGT AACTGTGAAAGTTCCTTTAGCCAGTCGAGTGGACGCTGAACGATGTTTGCAAGTGTTAGCTCCAGATCGTGAGTTGAAAGAGGAACTAGTGCAAAGAAATCTTTTTGTTGACGACAACTATTTGGTTGTGAACTATTCTTGCTCTTCAGCGAGGATGACAAGAGTAACTGTAAATTCCTTGTTTGAGAACctttatttaatcattGACACTATGCATGAATTGAGCTCATTATGA
- the sil1 gene encoding protein Sil1, with the protein MFSILGNSSKKKRNTQIYRIFFTLTFSLSNLFLAICYLFLNVRTVSSDSSVSLYDRQLFDQSSSVILNPDTSDPSIVLSSLETMRDLAHDIKFGQDVLEQPLCDQLFVLMDGKDYPNTIRSMSSVVLASALSNNFIAQKKALEMNIMPKIVNTLRQENHPVTLLKKLFLLSKSVQSFPLSEAFISKDLGSAILLQLYDFWSRNSHIDIPSAFQEKLLSRLSIIFENIARSLENVNFSKASKVIPIEWVFSTWCSIFQKYLMNNWHLRSISTLEVLLNTVSTIQSVSESCPEVNFYEWLNDKNLAYKNKLIYQDPDLATEFNLIIKEALSLPWPKKYNI; encoded by the coding sequence ATGTTTTCGATTCTGGGAAACTCgtctaaaaagaaaagaaatactCAAATTTacagaattttttttactttaacATTCTCTTTGTCGAATCTATTTCTTGCAATATGttacctttttttgaatgtGAGGACTGTAAGCTCAGATTCATCTGTTTCACTTTACGATAGACAGTTGTTCGATCAGTCATCTTCTGTAATTTTAAATCCTGATACTTCAGACCCAAGCATTGTGTTGTCGTCTTTAGAAACAATGCGTGATTTGGCTCatgatataaaatttgGTCAGGATGTACTTGAACAGCCTCTGTGCGATcaactttttgttttgatgGATGGGAAAGACTATCCAAATACGATTCGTTCAATGTCGTCTGTTGTTTTGGCATCAGCGCTTAGCAATAATTTCATAGCTCAGAAAAAGGCTTTAGAAATGAATATTATGCCAAAAATTGTGAACACTTTACGGCAGGAAAACCACCCAGTTACATTACTGAAGAAACTTTTCCTATTAAGTAAATCTGTCCAATCTTTTCCTTTATCTGAGGCTTTCATTAGTAAAGATTTAGGATCGGCTATTCTTCTTCAGTTGTATGATTTTTGGTCGAGAAACAGCCATATTGATATTCCTTCTGCTTTTCAGGAGAAACTGCTAAGTAGGTTGTCCATCatctttgaaaatattgcTCGTTCGTTGGAAAATGTCAATTTTAGCAAAGCTTCTAAAGTTATCCCAATAGAGTGGGTATTTTCGACTTGGTGTAGcatctttcaaaagtacTTGATGAATAATTGGCATTTACGCTCAATTTCAACGCTCGAGGTTCTACTTAACACCGTATCAACAATTCAAAGTGTTAGTGAGAGTTGTCCCGAAGTTAACTTTTATGAATGGTTAAACGATAAAAATTTGGcgtacaaaaataaattaatttatcaagATCCAGATCTTGCTActgaatttaatttaattataaaagaagCTTTATCTCTTCCTTGGCctaaaaaatacaatatttaa
- the spc2 gene encoding signal peptidase subunit Spc2, protein MPKYNVSDFKSKFDKELTNHFNKNGYKQSFVFEDIRLLIAIACIIPAGLAFGIEYVYGFGVLKSYLKYLLPLYFLASCLLTFWSSVVKGSTVYVATKKERHIKISADTFLPLKNKPLITTKFTVLKNRNAVQLEWSVPVAHIFEEDGQISSATFEAEISKYLSQIEN, encoded by the coding sequence ATGCCAAAATATAACGTTTCAGATTTCAAATctaaatttgataaagaaTTAACAAAccattttaacaaaaatggtTATAAGCAATCCTTTGTATTTGAAGATATTCGTTTGCTGATCGCAATAGCTTGCATTATACCCGCCGGCCTCGCATTTGGCATTGAGTATGTTTATGGTTTTGgtgttttaaaatcttaCTTAAAGTATCTTTTACCTTTATATTTCCTAGCTTCCTGCTTGCTCACATTTTGGTCTTCTGTAGTCAAGGGTAGTACTGTTTATGTTGCTacgaaaaaagaaagacacATCAAAATTTCTGCGGATACCTTTTtacctttgaaaaataagcCTCTAATCACTACTAAATTTACCGTACTCAAAAACAGAAATGCTGTTCAACTTGAATGGTCGGTTCCTGTTGCTcacatttttgaagaagatggCCAAATATCAAGTGCAACTTTTGAGGCGGAAATTTCAAAGTACTTGTctcaaattgaaaactgA
- the pta1 gene encoding cleavage and polyadenylation specificity factor complex subunit Pta1, with the protein MEVSETDEHLTRLNQARDIVKTDQSLFPEIVRNILSVANYSDIRYKKWMANFLWFGFSSKNVKFEQKLDLAVTCLDTIVSLYAVDNEEVKKDVISCSCTIYPLVFLHCCTSPNDSSTWDTLTKLKNEIINDFDKGNKPLLISCIKFISCVILTQVPGIRDPRLVTKSDVSLSKVPTHHPFINSNILRIEANDLIEKIFSILFSDSLNVLYITSVLNILPVLVKRRKELAPKIIGSLLEFHLPNPKDEIELSNESKLAIRCIEKNLKLILLHLAKSTGASSSSVEKIHAYLSGQIYHTKVDESLKKRQYEGNISAASKRVKSSAVQSLVERMQPQLSSHDGLQNNPLISIFASQTAINPLANFDVTSIPVEVATEIVLTSLLKIDKNYFHQQINMLRERVRSLSEPESLGLDQQVDEDEDEDYEPPEVDVQTINASVEREAARLEGSAPSNVVTDAFELPTPDSLSPMAILEYFHGALSRLFDYAPQFERSIVSSSNLQNLTLENVDNTVWDKRHWAILLPRLCTRGLLNYQPVTSGEESGDASFTLSSFVRGQLFTYVASNWRSSTNLILNWLSEEWYNDRLMLENPDCHEYEDVKWEGPQYEKWALKVIDSILPYLEAKDKVFMIFMSELPELTDAIVDKIKFVCLDPDKTKLGFMTFQYLIMFRLPVREKCLDILETMWKENVDVKASAAKLLNRWRPSFLESVKSEETKEPSATDNTS; encoded by the exons ATGGAAGTTTCGGAGACAGACGAACATCTTACTCGTTTAAACCAGGCTCGAGATATTGTTAAAACTGATCAAAGCCTTTTTCCAGAAATCGTGAGAAACATTCTTTCTGTGGCAAACTATTCTGATATAAggtataaaaaatggatgGCAAATTTCCTCTGGTTTGGATTTTCGAGcaaaaatgttaaatttGAGCAGAAATTGGATTTAGCTGTAACTTGTCTAGATACAATTGTTTCTCTGTACGCAGTAGATAATGAAgaagttaaaaaagacGTTATATCTTGTTCTTGCACAATCTACCCACTAGTATTTCTGCACTGTTGTACTTCACCTAACGATTCATCTACCTGGGACACTTTAACGAAGCTAAAAAACGAAATCATTAATGACTTTGACAAAGGGAACAAGCctcttttaatttcttgtattaaatttatttcttgtGTAATTTTAACGCAAGTGCCTGGGATTCGAGATCCCCGTCTTGTAACTAAATCGGACGTGTCTCTTTCTAAGGTTCCCACACATCATCCTTTTATCAATTCAAATATCCTCAGAATAGAAGCAAATGacttaattgaaaaaatattttccaTCCTTTTCTCGGATTCTTTGAATGTCCTTTACATTACTAGCGTTTTGAATATCTTACCGGTTTTGGTGAAGCGACGGAAGGAACTAGCACCAAAAATCATAGGAAGCTTGTTAGAATTTCATCTTCCGAATccaaaagatgaaattgagCTGTCGAACGAAAGCAAGTTAGCTATACGGtgtattgaaaaaaatctaaaactTATTTTACTTCATTTAGCTAAGAGTACAGGTgcatcttcttcttccgtCGAAAAAATTCACGCTTATCTTTCCGGACAAATTTATCATACCAAAGTCGATGAAAGTTTGAAGAAACGGCAATATGAGGGAAATATTAGTGCTGCCTCTAAGCGTGTTAAGTCTTCTGCTGTACAAAGTCTTGTAGAAAGAATGCAACCCCAACTTAGCTCTCACGATGGTTTGCAAAATAATCCCTTAATCAGCATATTTGCTTCACAAACTGCTATAAATCCTCTTGCAAATTTTGATGTAACTTCAATTCCGGTTGAAGTGGCTACTGAAATTGTACTTACTTCTCTTCTTAAGATAGACAAAAACTACTTTCATCAGCAAATTAATATGTTGAGAGAGAGAGTGCGCTCTCTCTCTGAGCCTGAATCCCTTGGTCTTGATCAACAAGTTGATGAAGACGAGGACGAGGATTATGAACCGCCTGAGGTAGATGTTCAGACTATCAATGCTAGTGTAGAACGTGAAGCAGCTCGACTAGAGGGAAGTGCTCCCTCCAATGTCGTTACTGATGCGTTTGAATTACCCACTCCAGATTCGCTGTCCCCGATGGCTATTCTAGAATACTTTCACGGTGCCTTATCCAGATTATTTGATTATGCTCCtcaatttgaaagaagcatagtttcttcttctaaccttcaaaatttaacgTTGGAAAATGTGGATAATACGGTATGGGATAAGCGTCACTGGGCAATTCTCTTACCACGACTTTGTACGCGAGGCTTATTGAATTATCAGCCTGTAACGTCTGGTGAGGAATCTGGAGATGCTTCTTTCACTTTGTCTTCATTTGTTCGAGGGCAGCTTTTTACTTACGTTGCATCTAACTGGCGTTCCAGtacaaatttaatattgaACTGGTTATCCGAGGAATGGTATAATGATCGACTAATGCTTGAAAATCCGGATTGTCATGAATATGAGGATGTTAAGTGGGAAGGTCCACAATATGAAAAATGGGCCCTTAAAGTAATAGACAGCATTTTACCATACTTAGAGGCAAAAGATAAAGTTTTTATGATATTTATGTCTGAATTGCCAGAACTCACCGATGCTATAGTtgacaaaattaaatttgtaTGTCTTGATCCCGATAAGACGAAGCTCGGTTTCATGACTTTTCAGTATTTAATAATGTTTCGACTA CCTGTACGTGAAAAATGCCTTGATATTCTTGAGACGATGTGGAAAGAGAATGTAGATGTTAAAGCTTCCGCCGCAAAGCTTTTGAATCGTTGGCGACCGTCGTTTTTGGAGTCTGTGAAATCAGAGGAAACGAAAGAGCCTTCCGCTACAGATAACACTTCCTAG
- the mms19 gene encoding TFIIH regulator Mms19  encodes MSSNLVALYLFSIDRSQDEANDVVDRIVEEIVTDRMGIVDLVTSIGEYLTDNNISVRAKAVLLLSQTLGELPKDRLPAKHVSVLLQFYLSRLDDEVTMKENALGIGALLNMQNFPAQKIVDVCKALFSSTDMPKYAQATRLNILKVFETIIDNYLFFISSQTRDAFFSGICSTFAGEKDPRNLMLVFSMLKKILSTFPIDGFEQQFFDITYCYFPITFRAPPDATNLAITSDDLKIALRETLVANDAFSKLLLPALFERLKASTVRIKIDALNIYIEACKTWRVGAYLWSAKDFWESIKQEILNSTDAELQNLALGALNTLASKFYKEEGFSSSFTEFVDMILIQLSQRLLEDVNVKSCGSCAAVFASLASISVETFNYCSCNFLPSVLDLPMVNEPLEKQKGMLVFLEYVYKCLVLLYGKWRSKNQADIDNPLLVYKDKQLSFVSGSLMGTAKDETEIRMLALKVIFLMASIKNFLTESELTMVLQFLDDIAFDFSDPIKKKATECLKDLGLLKPDFLLLTSFPFAFSKLTDDVTAKSSSEETFKQYLSVLVSISEERSLFKALVIRLVEMLKDQFKSKEMSVDLVESIVQSLSVAFKERNDRNEQEIPFFFEELLKQLFTLCFANCESMNVRCLIYVSQTINEIVRVNHFEFQEKFVGQLWKLYMENSNSDLIETEGCEKAAERFTLAASLSDQKFLNLVVLLQGGLNGLSKKLHFIEKLNIELLNLLINVVFVTESPGVKISALRLISSLINKCEKDEDISSFISSKGVTSLWDKVYTGTPKESEAALDVLAWVDKALVSRKHSEGIPLAFKLLDTLNLQNVGDSSVKALSIIIKDDPALSKENSYVEKLLYKQRFYASVSPKILEHISTATGGEKSLYLMLLSNVIGNVPKEIVIPDMPSILPLLLQCLSLSDISVKLSTLNVIHTSVKELTSLLTEYLDTLIPSLLAIPKDMNNPTVVRLLALKCLGSLPEFTPTTNLQLFRDKVIRGLIPCLDDPKRVVRTEASRTRHKWYI; translated from the exons ATGAGCTCGAATTTAGTGgctttatatttattttctattgaTAGAAGTCAGGATGAGGCAAACGACGTTGTAGATCGAATTGTCGAAGAAATTGTCACTGACAGAATGGGGATTGTCGATTTGGTTACTTCAATTGGAGAGTATTTAACTGACAACAATATCTCTGTTAGAGCAAAAGCAGTTTTATTACTGTCACAAACTTTAGGTGAGCTTCCTAAAGATAGACTTCCTGCGAAACATGTATCTGTACTTCTTCAGTTTTACTTGAGTCGTTTGGATGATGAAGTTACAATGAAGGAGAATGCGTTAGGTATTGGAGCTCTTCTAAACATGCAAAACTTCCCTGCTCAAAAGATTGTGGATGTTTGTAAGGCTCTCTTCAGTTCCACTGACATGCCAAAATATGCTCAAGCAACTCgtttaaacattttaaaagtatttgAAACCATTATAGATAATTATCTTTTCT TCATCTCTTCACAAACTCGCGATGCTTTCTTCTCTGGAATTTGTTCAACTTTTGCTGGTGAGAAAGACCCTCGTAATCTTATGCTGGTCTTTTCtatgcttaaaaaaatactttctACATTCCCCATTGACGGATTTGAACAG CAATTCTTTGATATCACTTATTGTTATTTCCCGATCACTTTCCGTGCTCCGCCTGATGCCACCAATTTGGCTATTACTAGCGACGATCTTAAAATAGCTCTCCG AGAAACCTTGGTTGCTAACGACgcgttttcaaaattactTCTTCCTGCTTTATTTGAAAGGCTGAAGGCTTCAACTGTTCGCATAAAAATCGATGCATTAAACATTTATATAGAAGCTTGCAAAACTTGGCGCGTGGGTGCTTATTTATGGTCTGCTAAAGACTTTTGGGAATCTATTAAGCAAGAAATACTAAATTCGACAGATGCTgaacttcaaaatttggcGCTTGGTGCACTCAATACTTTAGCtagtaaattttataaagaGGAAGGGTTTTCATCTTCGTTCACAGAGTTTGTGGATATGATTTTGATCCAATTATCACAGCGTTTACTCGAAGATGTTAATGTTAAATCTTGCGGATCTTGTGCAGCTGTATTTGCTTCCTTGGCTTCTATCTCTGTGGAAACATTCAATTATTGTTCATGCAATTTTTTACCCAGTGTTCTCGATCTACCAATGGTAAATGAACCATTGGAGAAACAAAAAGGGATGCTagtttttttggaatacgTCTATAAATGTTTGGTACTTTTATACGGAAAGTGGAGAAGCAAAAACCAGGCTGATATTGACAACCCGCTACTTGTTTACAAAGACAAGCAACTTAGTTTTGTATCAGGCTCCTTGATGGGAACAGCCAAAGATGAAACTGAAATACGCATGTTGGCTTTAAaggttatttttttaatggcTTCGATCAAGAACTTCCTAACAGAGAGTGAATTAACCATGGtacttcaatttttggatGACATAGCATTTGACTTTTCCGATCCTATTAAGAAAAAGGCAACAGAATGTTTGAAGGATTTAGGGTTACTAAAGCCCgactttttacttttgacTTCATTTCCTTTcgcattttcaaaattaactGATGATGTTACTGCTAAGTCATCTTCTGAAGAAACTTTTAAGCAATATTTATCGGTACTAGTCTCAATATCTGAAGAAAGGAGTTTGTTTAAGGCCCTTGTCATCAGACTTGTTGAGATGTTGAAAGATCAATTTAAATCCAAGGAAATGAGTGTTGATCTTGTCGAATCAATTGTTCAAAGTTTATCCGTTGCCTTTaaggaaagaaatgatCGAAATGAACAAGAGATtccattcttttttgaagaactACTGAAGCAACTTTTTACCCTTTGTTTCGCTAATTGCGAGTCAATGAATGTGAGATGCCTTATTTATGTATCACAGACAATAAATGAGATAGTGAGAGTAAAccattttgaatttcaagAAAAGTTTGTTGGTCAATTATGGAAATTATATATGGAGAATTCCAATTCCGACTTAATTGAAACTGAAGGTTGTGAAAAAGCTGCAGAAAGATTTACGCTTGCAGCATCTTTAAGTGAtcagaaatttttaaatttagtGGTATTATTACAGGGTGGTCTTAATGGATtgagtaaaaaattacattttatCGAAAAGTTGAATATTGAGTTGTTGAATTTACTCATAAATGTTGTTTTTGTTACGGAAAGTCCTGGCGTTAAAATTAGCGCTTTACGTCTCATATCCTCGCTTATTAACAAATGTGAAAAAGACGAAGATATATCAAGTTTTATATCTTCGAAGGGAGTCACGTCTTTGTGGGATAAAGTTTATACTGGAACTCCAAAGGAATCTGAAGCTGCACTCGATGTGCTGGCGTGGGTTGACAAAGCTTTGGTCTCTAGAAAGCATAGCGAGGGCATTCCTTTGgcttttaaattattggATACTTtgaatttacaaaatgtCGGAGATTCTTCGGTCAAGGCACTTTCAATAATTATCAAAGACGATCCTGCGTTGTCCAAGGAGAATTCATATGTCGAAAAGCTGTTATACAAACAACGTTTTTACGCTAGTGTTAGTCCTAAGATTTTAGAACACATTTCAACTGCTACTGGAGGAGAAAAGTCTTTGTATTTAATGCTTCTTTCTAATGTGATAGGAAATGTgccaaaagaaattgtaATTCCAGATATGCCATCTATCCTTCCACTTCTACTTCAATGTCTTTCACTGTCTGATATTAGTGTTAAACTTTCGACGTTGAACGTTATACATACTTCGGTTAAAGAATTGACTTCATTATTGACGGAATATCTTGATACTTTAATTCCTTCGCTTTTGGCAATCCCTAAGGATATGAATAATCCAACTGTTGTTCGTCTTTTAGCCCTTAAGTGTCTTGGAAGTCTGCCAGAGTTTACTCCTACCACGAATTTACAACTATTTAGAGATAAAGTAATTCGTGGACTCATACCATGCTTGGATGATCCTAAAAG GGTTGTAAGGACTGAAGCAAGTCGAACTCGTCATAAGTGGTATATATAA
- the rng8 gene encoding protein Rng8 codes for MGLEGSEKLEHEIEQVHDNIENRKEEVSTLQDMANDLEKLTDHIEATYIGRGVPHDHAKTGSRKPSSGQLIATMQNEIDRLKKEGDKVSILLMQERKKRKELESAKNNLLNVYDSLKMQKASVSSMVNRKQRAAKEEQKIQEEFERQITDLLEEQQQLKLEIERLEAETERANSETEQYEKQKEALEEEYEELRNECLKHDPQLDAEIRTLQDTFEEVERTLTKQVSDAKIADKPLKDSMFNSNSEKEKIMHALEKAEKDADIYSEFIQQYMEQLESSLEKSSTAIENAQNRLAEMTAHLAESSDYDNDDDTDGIINETDYELDTSQSEFATLTTSSNKSILNES; via the exons atgggTTTAGAGGGATCCGAAAAATTAGAACATGAAATCGAGCAAGTTCATGATAATATTG AAAATAGAAAGGAAGAAGTTTCGACGCTCCAAGATATGGCAAatgatttagaaaaattgaCAGATCATATTGAGGCAACGTATATTGGTAGAGGAGTACCTCATGACCATGCAAAAACAGGATCTAGAAAACCGTCTTCTGGTCAATTGATTGCTACTATGCAAAACGAAATCGACAGACTAAAGAAAGAAGGAGACAAGGTTTCTATTTTACTTATGCAAGAGcgaaagaaaaggaaggaGCTGGAGTCAGCGAAGAATAACTTGCTAAATGTTTATGATTCTCTTAAAATGCAAAAGGCGTCTGTTTCCAGTATGGTAAATCGGAAACAGCGGGCAGCTAaagaagaacaaaaaatccaaGAAGAATTCGAAAGACAAATAACCGACCTATTGGAAGAGCAGCAGCAATTAAAGCTAGAGATTGAAAGATTGGAAGCTGAAACGGAGCGGGCGAATTCTGAGACCGAACAGTacgaaaagcaaaaagaagcTTTAGAAGAAGAGTATGAAGAGCTCAGGAATGAATGCTTGAAGCATGACCCTCAGTTGGATGCTGAAATAAGGACATTACAAGACACATTTGAAGAAGTGGAAAGGACTTTGACAAAACAGGTGTCTGATGCTAAGATTGCTGATAAACCACTAAAAGATTCAATGTTCAATAGCAATAGTGAAAAGGAGAAAATTATGCATGCACTCGAGAAGGCTGAAAAGGATGCTGATATCTATTCCGAGTTCATCCAACAGTACATGGAACAGCTGGAAAGCTCGTTAGAAAAAAGTAGCACAGCCATAGAGAACGCACAAAATCGTTTAGCCGAAATGACTGCCCACCTTGCTGAGAGCAGTGATTATGACAATGATGACGATACCGACGGTATTATTAATGAAACTGATTATGAATTGGATACCAGCCAGAGTGAGTTTGCTACTCTCACCACTAGCTCTAACAAATCTATCCTGAATGAGAGCTAA
- the hpm1 gene encoding ribosome methytransferase Hpm1, with protein MQANGFSFGFYDEPNNLNGQDVGADSLPSVAIESDSLGHMLKYIPEKLSYARVSGLGHTFVQRELWDVKMQLMEQDDSIESDDKLKVLDGCNDLVPNVYEGGYKTWECSLDLANEIKKIDVVKNNLTTVLELGCGSAIPILSCFQEFYKHRIPCTLVFQDFNVDVLRYVTLPNLLLNWYFCTQEHDSSEKHGTIDVSPSLLQEFSDDLARTNIYCEFLCGCWSEEMQLLIQRTYGDHYFSLVLASETIYSLPSLENFLYMLLKNTKNLALVAGKDLYFGVGGSILEFNSRLQKLVDDPNSLKAIKTSTQNVGRSIVYWEKEFPPSNIDSSPQSPLPGSL; from the coding sequence ATGCAAGCTAATGGGTTTTCGTTTGGCTTTTACGATGAACCAAACAATTTAAACGGCCAAGATGTCGGTGCGGATTCGTTACCGAGCGTTGCTATAGAATCGGATTCTCTGGGACATATGTTGAAGTATATTCCAGAAAAGTTATCATACGCTCGTGTTTCTGGGTTAGGACATACGTTTGTACAAAGGGAATTATGGGATGTGAAAATGCAATTGATGGAACAAGATGATTCCATAGAAAGCGACGATAAACTCAAAGTTTTAGATGGTTGTAATGATCTTGTTCCTAACGTTTACGAGGGTGGTTACAAAACTTGGGAATGTAGCCTGGACCTTGCTAATGAAATCAAGAAGATAGATGTTGTAAAAAACAACTTGACGACGGTCTTGGAGTTGGGTTGTGGAAGTGCAATTCCTATTTTGAGCTGTTTTCAGGAATTTTACAAGCATCGTATCCCTTGTACTTTGGTTTTCCAAGATTTCAATGTTGATGTTCTTCGTTACGTTACTTTACCTAACCTTTTGCTAAACTGGTACTTTTGTACTCAAGAACATGATTCTTCAGAAAAGCATGGTACCATCGATGTATCCCCTAGTTTACTACAAGAATTTAGTGATGATCTTGCTCGTACCAATATCTATTGTGAATTCTTGTGCGGTTGTTGGAGCGAAGAGATGCAATTGTTAATCCAACGTACCTACGGAGATCACTACTTTTCTCTTGTTTTAGCTTCTGAAACCATTTATTCCCTTCCGTCACTCGAAAACTTTCTTTACATGCTTCTcaaaaataccaaaaatCTCGCATTAGTTGCTGGTAAGGATTTGTATTTTGGAGTCGGGGGTAGTATCTTGGAATTTAATTCGAGACTGCAGAAACTTGTTGATGACCCTAATTCTCTTAAAGCAATTAAGACATCTACTCAAAATGTCGGGAGATCCATTGTGTATTGGGAAAAGGAGTTTCCTCCTTCTAATATTGATTCCTCTCCTCAATCGCCCTTACCCGGAAGTTTATAA